The DNA region atcatccttatcatcattttaaattgatttaaatttaaattgaaggaTAACTAATAATTAAAGGAACAAATGATTTAAaggataaagaataaaaaaataaatgagagaaagttgcggtaagaaattgaaaagaaatgacgataaataaaaaaatctaccaattaaaattagaagtatataagttaaattatttttaaaaaattaaaatgggtaGAAACCAATTATCATAATTGTTATCAtcgatttaatttaattttaatttagtttctatacttttttttatttaggacttataaattttataaactagGGATGTTCAAAGTGTTACTTGCGAATTTAAATTAACCCAAATCGATCCAAATTGTTTGGgttaaatcatttatttatttgagtcaAAATTGAACCAATTCAATCAAAATTGTTCATATATGAGTTGAGTCACATGTTTAGATTTATAAATCCGATTAAAACTCAAATGAACGGATCAAAATTTTTAGAGTTATTTGGTTTAACTTTAAATATTGCTAGTATTGAGTTTTCAAGTGTTGGAATTACATATGCTAGGACTAGTAGTATTGTAAATCCTTAAGGTATTACTTCCATTAtttgtttcaactttttttcatatttattttttcaaacctAGTTGCAATAAATCTAGTtgcaacaaaatttattataagaaattagtttgtaagaaataattgttttaatttgtattagtttattttagaatattatgttaatgatattaaataataattttactacTTTCAAACATTtggtaatattatattaattgtattagATAGTTGgatgaatcatgatataaaataatagttctaaagaaaaaaaatatcaaatttaaatagatAACCTGTTGTCCGAACCGAACCAAACCATTCATgaataaattgaattaaaaaaaaaataatataaaaaacaaataaaatcaaaccgatcaaatttaattaaattaaatactaaatttGACTAAAATTAATCCAAATCAACTCATAAATACCCATGACATCAATTATGaatgttattaatatttgtGGTTAAGtgacttaaataatattttggttCAGTTAACTATTTTTACTGTCAAATATagtgtattaatttttaaaacttaaattagattaattatttgtaatcattaatcaaaattttatgttttataattcttaatatATGTAATGAGCGTAAGttgaaataacaattttataatttttgaaatataacAACAGACCCGTGCATACATTCCTACTAGTGAGAATAAGAGTTGAGTAGCCTGAGTCTTGAGAAgaaaatatttagaaatattttttgataatcTCCTAGTAAATACAAGAATTAACATTGCTACTTtcaaatttccaaaaatataaGACGATTTTGTGAAATAAATGCTCTCTTATTTTTTTGACCTGATTTAAGTTCATTTATCTCTTATctaatttagttttaatatatttaataattttgaccATATTAATCATGAAATAgagtatttattatatttagtattattttataaataaatttatcaaattttatcaaaattatttggtacatatttaattttaattatataataatataagtatttttctACTTTTAAATACTACTAGATaacaataataagaataataaaatttgcatTAAATTTAACCGTATTAATGGATGCGTTAAAATAGTATTTGTTGTACATCGTAGTTATCCCGAAACTTTGCTTTGTTGCATCATTGGGAAGTGCAAGTCTTCCAtttattgaatttcaattcaacaatatcacaacaacaacaacatgcgAAACCAATGTTGTTTGCGTGACGTCAATGGCCAATCTTTCATTCTTGAAAACAATACCGTACCCTATCACATCTACCACCTAccctttttctttccatttctctctctctctattttctTTCCCTCTCTGAACTAATCAActctacaaattaaaattaaaattcttattgAGAAGGttactaattataattaattaaatttttattatctcTTTCAATGCCAGCAACAGCAACGGATGAGTAATTTGCTTATCTCAGATGGTTACAGATGAAGGAGTTTGACCACTTTACGTCTTTaccatttatttattgtaaataaaTACACAGCTTAGATTATTAGAGACTGAAATAACAAAAGGCAATGGATCTCAGAGAGGGTCAAACTCAACCAATCTTGGATCCTAACCAACCATCTCATGTGTATCATCTGGCTTTGGATATTGGAGGTAGGTTTCTGCTTTTCACTTTTcactttttgttattgttttcattGTTGTTGGTTTGGtgattttaatgtaaatttgacatctttgcgTTGTGAAATTTTGTGAGATGTACATGTTTTGGTGAAAAGTTTCAATCTTGATTGGCTGGCTGATAGTGATGCATATGGCATTGTTTTTGGTTTGTTATGTATTTGTCTATGGTTGTTTCTTGAACCCCTTTGGTTTCTCATCATATGCATGGAAGGATACATGTGTTTCGAGTAGTTTGGTTTGGTGTTTTGCTTGGTAATCCAGCTTGCTGTTCAAATTCAATTGCATAGAGTTAAAGTTTCTGAAGCCTGAATTCTGGTTGCACCTGAATTAGTACTTTGAGCATTGGGAATGAATGAGAATGATTCTGGTTCTTCATAACAATGTGAAATTTCTGGAGGGATCATTGTTATGCAGTTGCATAGATATAGATATCTTTGGTTGGCTTAACTTGTTTGTTGAGAATGGGGTGGACTCTGGAACTTGTTTACTTTTGATAAAAAGtggatatcttttttatttaattctgcGAGTTCAAATCATGTCAGAGCTCTGGAGATCATGTTCTCCATGCTAGAGCTTTTGGAAATTTGCTTAATTGGGGGATTGCTAATCTGCATTGTAGCACCGTTCACTGCTATTACATCAGTCTATACTATAGGTTATTAAATTGACAGTAAAGGTTCTAAAATTTGAGTATTGTTTTGATTGTGGGAATCATACACTTCTTAAACTGAAATACCGATGTGTCAAGCATGATTATTGTTGTCTCAAACATTTTCTAATATCGAACAAAAGTAATTCATGCTTATCTCTAATCAGTGAATCATcttattcctttttctttgctTGGACCACATTTTGGCAATTATCTCCAGTGATGAAACTGGGCACTGAAAGTGTTCCGtctgaaaacttcaaaattttACTTTGCCTCCCTGAAGCAATTGGTTGGGCCAACGTCTATAATCCTGCTGAAAATATCTGTTCTTCTGATGGGTGTGCCTGTTCAGGTTAGGTGGGTGAATTGAAAGAAAATGCTTCAGGCTTAatatatggtttaaaattaCCTATTAAACTCAAAGGAAACTCCTGTTGGGCAATGATGCTGTATGGTGAATATTGGACAGGGATAcgccaaaaagaaaataaaataagtttagtGGAGATGAAATTGCTGAAGTGGATGAGTGAATATGAGAAAAGACAACATAATAAACGAACGTAACCTGGGAAATTAGTATAGCAATTGAGACAATGACAGAAACATGCACAAGGTGGTTTGGTCATGTTAGAAGAAAAATGATTGTTACTTTGTTGAGAAAAGTGTATAAAATGGAAGATGGTTTGATCAAAAGGGGTTGAGAAGAGCTTTCATAACCTAGGTTTTGAATAGCAGTCATGTTTGTGGGTGTGTGATTTGATACAATTCTATATATTGCAGAAATTGTGGATAAATGTTACTGATGCAGCTGCAATTGCGCTTGCAAaacgtttttatttatttatttatttaaatcatgGTGAAAATATCAGGAGAAATCAAATCATTAAAGAAGATggtaattttgtttattgagaATTTTTGGTTCTTGATAAAGCcaaattgaattgattaatcTCTATGTAGCCAAAGGTTTGGTTGTAGTGTATGTCCTGTTGTTTTTGGTTCAAAATTGCAggtttgttttattaattttcatattatttgttCAACTTTGCATGTTTGCTTCTCATATTTTTCTGGGTTGATTGTAAAAATTGAAACCTTCAACTGGATTtgatatttcttatattttttattgctatTAGCTTATGGGAAATGCTAACCGAAGTCCtaaggaaattgattaaggaaacaAATACCGAAAGtatttattgaaaaacaaagcaattattgtataaaaaatacaaaagtcaTTCATTCAATGATGCTTTTAAAGTAATTGAAAGCATGTAATACGGTATATTTAATGTTTCTTAACCAGAACCCTTTTGAGCACCGGTTAGCTAGACCTTGAATTTACATAGCATAATTATTAAGCAGAGCAAACTGTCTGCCTGCATTTAAATGGGTGCTGAATTATATGAGTTTTGGTTTGTTGGTATTTTGCTTGGAAGTTCGGCACTTTGTCCTGGTGTGTCGTGTATGCGTTAAATTTCTCAAGTTGATTGATTGCATGTCATGTCATTGGCTTTggaatatcttttaattttggtatcatttttctttaactaACAGGTATATTAAGAATGCATATACATTGAATCTTGATAACAACATtgcattttttagaaaatatgaattgatgattgGTACCTTGCTGTCCAACTATCAATATCATTAATGATATTGTCAAACTTCTGCCCGGTTTTGGTGAATTGTGAAGAGAAATTCTGCTTCCACATCAGCTTGCTCTGGCCTAAAATAGTATTGTCCACCTGTTGACAGGATCTCTCGCCAAGTTAGTATACTTCACAAAAGATGATGATCATTTGGTTGATGGCGAGGAAGGGATATCTCATAGAAAGGCTTTGGAGAAATCCGACAGCAGTAAGCAATATCCTGTTCTTAATGGGAAGCTCAATTTTAAGAAGTTTGAAACAAGCAGGATAAATGATTGCATAGAGTTTATCAAGTCCATGAAACTTCATATTGGAGGTGCGTACATAATGGTATTCCTTTATATTTGcaaatcttgatcttgataCTGTGTCACAGAGTAACTGAATTTTCCAAGGCATGCAACCATGTTCATGGTTAGCACTTAGCAGCATTTGTTTCTTTTGGAGACTTGATTACCTTGCGTGCTGAACTGAACTTGACAAACCATTTTGGCTCCTACAATCATCGTTGTATTGATCCCTTATTTGTTTAGATTCCCGAGCTGACTGATTAGAATCTCTCATCCATCTTTTTTCTAAATTCTTTTATGCCTtcctcatttttaaattttgctttACTTGTTCTATATATAGTTGGTCATAGAAGTCTCAAGTACTTGTTAGTGAAACAGTTGTTCTATATATTTGTTATCCTTTGAGGCTTGGACCTTGAAAACTGAGCTTGATCTTAGTTTGATAATTAGGTGGCAAATAAACTACACAGAATCCAAAGCCAAAACTAATGGATATCCTTTAAAACATATATACTATATGATTCTTACTAAAATAATCCCTAGAAACATATATACTCATCTTATGTTTCATCATGATATCCAATCCATTTTTGAGGTCATTCTGAAATTTTTGCATCTGATAATGAATTCAGGTAGTCAGCCACAAGAAAATCCTGGAAGTCAGCCAATAGCTATTAAGGTAATCAAACTAAAATGTTTAAGCATGTCATATTATGAATATTTTGTTCCTATTGTTGTCTTTGAGTGTACACTACAGATagatgttttgagaaaaatctatAGATTGTAAGTTACAAACCAATTCAAGCTTGCCTCTGCCTTGATTTGAAACAGTTTCTATTCCTTGTCTTCTGTTTTGCCATGGTTGGAAGACATGTAATTCCTAGAATCtgatttaaaattcaaagaaTATTAATAGTTCCCAAAGGTAACAGACGCTCATGCACATGTTCAAGCTTTCATAGATATTTCGAATGAAAAATATTCGATTTTCAATTTGAtacaaaataatgtttacatagACTTAAGGTACTTTGATTTAAGTCATGTATTTAATGATAAACTATTTGTGAGAAGGCCACAGGTGGTGGTGCATACAAATATCCAGACCTTTTCAAGGAAAGACTAGGAATCATTCTTGACAAGGAAGATGAAATGGATTGTCTTGTTGCAGGAGCAAATTTTCTTCTTGAGGTAGGATCCTAAAACACATTCTAAATTTTCCATTTTGTTGGTACAAAACAAACATCCtctcatttttaaatttcaaattaaaattattatgagatTCAGATTCATTTTTCCTCCATTCATTCAACAAATAGTCTCTGATGTAAAACATTAGCATATGTGTTGAACTGTGAAGCTTTGATAGTACATACATAATGGTTAGGGACTTAGGGTGTTGTAAGCTTTGAGGACTGTTGTACCCAAATCATATTGagtatatttttctctcaagttaaatttatctttttcttcttgataCTGCTGGCATATGAGAAGCCTTAAGGCATGTGGCATTTCCATATACTTTTCACTATCAGGTAATTGTAAGGAATTGTTTCAGGAATTCCATTTGTTGTCCTTTTGATTTGTGGAGGGGCTTTGCTCAAACACTGTTCCTTCAGTTTGCTGTAAACTACTTGTTAAGTCTTCATTATTAATAATACCCCTTGAGAATTTCTTCAAAGAAGATCTCATCTGTGTCTTGATATACTTTTAATAGGTGGTCCACCAGGAAGCATTTACCTACATGGGTGATCAAAAGCAATTTGTACAGATTGACCCGAATGATCTGTATCCCTATCTTCTTGTTAATATTGGGTCTGGTGTTGGCATGATTAAGGTAGTTATCAAAGTTGCATTACTTGCAATATTTTTCCAATTTCCAAATATGTTCCCTTTTCTAAGcacttcaaataatattttaatattttcatatagGTGGAAGGAGAGGGAAAATTTGAGCGAGTTAGTGGAACAAGTATAGGCGGAGGCACTTTCTGGGGTTTAGGAAAGCTTTTAACCAAGTGCAAGAGGTGGGGGCTTTTTTTTCCTGGGACCAATGCACTATTGAATATTGATTTATATAGCATAAGATTACCATTAGTGTATTTTCTGATTCAGTTTTGATGAGCTGCTGGAATTAAGTTATCGGGGGAACAATAGAGCGGTAGATATGCTTGTTGGAGATATTTATGGTGGAATGGACTATTCTAAGGTATGACTGGTGAAAGTTTATGTTCCTTTTcctgtttaaaattataagacagTCTTTCTCTGTGTTACCATTTGATGGTTCTTCGAAATTTGAATAGCTTTTGTAAAAGTGATTGTTCAAATGGAGAATAATGTTATCTAGTTATTCTAATGATTTTTTGCTGgaatatatcatatatgtttcttttattgatAACAGATAGGTCTTTCATCCACTGCAATAGCCTCTAGTTTTGGAAAGGCAATTTCTGATAATAAGGAGCGTGGAGACTACAAACCTGAAGATATTGCTCGATCTCTTCTAAGAATGATCTCAAATAATATTGGACAGGTCAGTTGTGTACTGTAGATTTGCAGTTAATGAACACTACTGTTCACTACATGATAATATTAACTAaagtatatgtgtgtgtgtgtgtgtataataCATCCAGTGCTTCATGGCAAAACTCCAAGCCTGCAATTTGTCTGCATTTTCTGCAATGATTTTCAATGTACTCTTTCTATCTTTATAATAGTTGGTTAGTGTAGGATATTTTATGCTTACCCTGGTCTTTTTTCCTGTATTCTCTATGCTggcatttttttccaaaaaaaaaagtgattagtGGAGCAATCTAGCTGCATCTCGTTGATAGGTAGGGTAAGTATGCCAATACTTAAATCAGTTAAGAAATCCTCCTCATGTACATATACAAGTATTAAGTAGTAAGTAATTTTCATGTCAGCTAAACTGTAAATGCTTCTTCACTGGCtgatgttttgttttaaaaacatattttacattgattTATACGGAAGGAGAGGATGGTTAGATATTAGAATTTGGAGTCTTATTGGTATGGGCTTGTGCACTTGACCTATATTAGTAGTATAAATAGGTGTCCCCTTGTATTATAACACAATTTGCAATAATCCCTTTGCATTCAATGAACTACCCTAATATCTGCATAAtgctaattttcaataaatgtgAATATAGTGGAATACTCATTTTATAGAAAGTTATTCATGAATGTAACATTGTTTTTGATTTTCACCACTGTCAACGGATCTTAACACATGCTCCCTCCtgtcttaaatataagaaaaaaaatacatttttcttggtctcaaatataagaaaatttcaactaactttattttatttaatgctaCTATCTCTAAAATACCCTTCATTTAATTGACGTGCTAGTTTCAATGACTCTTTCTTATTCTTGCTACCAAGTTCCAATGAAGGATAAATTGAggctttttaattgaaattaatacAATTAGATGTGATTAACTAACTTTCTTAGTTAGCGtgacatgttattttttttcttatatttgagaccgGAGGGAGTACATGCCTGTTTGTATTAGTTGTGCTTTTGTTTTCATTGCTCCCAATCTTAAAAATAAGGTCATGATAGTATTTATCTTGTCATAAATAGTGAAATGTATTTGGGATCATTTTGTTTCTGTTGTTTGCTTTCAGATCTCTTACTTGAATGCCCTTCGCTTTGGGCTGAAGAGGATTTTTTTTGGTGGATTTTTTATTCGGAGGCATCCTTTTACTATGGACACATTATCTGTTGCTGTTAATTTCTGGTAAGTGAGAAGGATGTTCCTCCACTATACTGCCAATTTGGTGCTTCATAACTAACCATGATCTACGTTGAGGGACATGGacttattattactattagaaTTTATTGCCGCTGTCTTAGTCTAAATTCCATCTCTTAAAACATTCATAGTAGTTTTGAGTGCTGCTGCACCAAAGAAATACTAGTCATAAACTTTATattcagaatgatcaaaagaaaaatgatttctCGCTTTGAGGAGTGCTAACAACACAGTTTCTAACACAATCTTTCAAACACACACTTTATCATTggttaaaatttgttgaaaattaaaaatcaagaaaCTCATTAAATAATGAGTGGGATCCAGCAAAATTAGTGATTTCCAATAATAAGGAGTTTGTTCAAAAGAGTGTGTTCCTAACATTTCTCTTTCACCATTTAATCTTGAAACATACgcattttctattttgttc from Glycine soja cultivar W05 chromosome 8, ASM419377v2, whole genome shotgun sequence includes:
- the LOC114423144 gene encoding pantothenate kinase 1-like, whose amino-acid sequence is MDLREGQTQPILDPNQPSHVYHLALDIGGSLAKLVYFTKDDDHLVDGEEGISHRKALEKSDSSKQYPVLNGKLNFKKFETSRINDCIEFIKSMKLHIGGSQPQENPGSQPIAIKATGGGAYKYPDLFKERLGIILDKEDEMDCLVAGANFLLEVVHQEAFTYMGDQKQFVQIDPNDLYPYLLVNIGSGVGMIKVEGEGKFERVSGTSIGGGTFWGLGKLLTKCKSFDELLELSYRGNNRAVDMLVGDIYGGMDYSKIGLSSTAIASSFGKAISDNKERGDYKPEDIARSLLRMISNNIGQISYLNALRFGLKRIFFGGFFIRRHPFTMDTLSVAVNFWSKGEAKAMFLRHEGFLGGVGAFMSSDKHGLKELLANQVVQRSPSKLSFAVDKTLHGSPDGEFNGDESIECSVYAA